The Candidatus Nitrosopumilus sp. SW genomic sequence GAGATGAATGGTCTGAAAGTCTTTAGAATCAATATCGATTTCTAATTCATTTCCAATTGATTTTATGGCATTTTGAATAGTAGTTCGAAAATCTCTATCTCCCATCATGGTATATCACTTAGATAATTGGATCCTTATAGGTTAACTCATAATATTGGTCAAAAATTTTGAGATTTTGCCTGCAAATGCCAGTGTTACAAAATGTACTCCAAAACCCACTACTGCTCCTATGACTAATTCACCTGCCCAGAAGTAAATTCCCAAAAATAATGCTAAAGGAGGCAATGAGAATATCATGGCCATAAACGCACTGACCCAAATGGTATTGATTACTGTCTCTGTTGTGATCTCGTTTTTCTTCTTTGGAAATTTTATCATTTTCAGATCTATTCTTCTTCAAGAATCAATTTTGACATAGTTGTTTCTGTAGGGATTTTTTGTTCTACGGCATATGCAATTGCAGCCAAATTCCTTACTTCGAATCCTGTTAGTTTTGTGATTCCAATAATTGTTGCAAAACTAAACATTTTGGTAAATGCTCTGGCAGATGAATGATAGATGCTCATCTCAAATGCTCTTTCAAATTCAGCAACTGCATCTAACTCATTTTCATTTTGTGGAATCATGTCTTTGTATTTGGTTGTGGCAAGCTCATTTAGTGCATCTCTAACTGTACCTACTGCCATCATTCTTCCTAGAAGTTCTCTTGGAACAGTTGGAGTTTGAGTTACAATCAAATCTTGAATTTGTGATTCTTCTAATCCCCAGAATTTTCCTCTAATTACACTGAGAAGATTGTAAAAATCAACATCCATTCCAACAATCTTTATGACATCTCTGTCTCTTGTATTCTTTAGAGCCCGTCCTAACTGTTGGTACAAAATTTTATCAAAGTATGTGTCAAAGACTTGAATGTTTTTAGTTTCATTGTAAAGTGTTGCAGCCTTTGCAATCTCATCTCCAAATTGAACTGAATTTAGACTTGCAACTGCTTCTTCAAGATCTTTTGCAACAAGAGATTTTATGATAACGTCACGTTGTTTAACTAATTCTTCAGCACGAAGATTAATGTGATTTTCAATCTCTTCTTGTGATTTTCCTAAAACTTTTCCTTTGAGTATTAATTTTAGATTTGAGATAATGAATTTCATATAATATGCATCAAGAATATCAGAGTCTCCTGCTGTCTTTGCAATAGAGTAATGAACGTCTGCTAATTGTCCTCTAAGGGCTGATTCGATCCCCTGAGAAGTATATGGTTTTTGAACATCATTAATTGAATCACCGTATACTGTATTTTTTATTCTAGTCATAAATTCATCAAGATCTCTTGATTCTGCCAAAGTCTGAAAATCTGCTCTACCGAGTAATTTTCCTCTTTGACTGTACGACTTTACTGATGCGTAGACGTTTTTGCCCATTTGAAAATTGTTTATGAGTAACGGATTTTAATGTTTGGCGATCTAAACAGGAACAAATTCTAAGTGATTTTATCAAGAAATTTGATGGCGTCCTCTTTTTCCTGCTTTGAGAGCTCTACAAAAGCTATTAGAATTTCCTTTTGAATTGCCAATGATTCATCTGAAATATCTTTCAATTTTGTAAGGTCAAATGGGAGCAATTCTTTGATCTTATTGTCACAAAATGCCTTTACATATTTCTGAAAAATAGAATATGTGAATTTAGGACTCTTCTCTAAGAGACTCGATAGTATTTTCTCAAACTCTTTTTCTTCAGATTCTGAATTTGAAAAAAACTCTTTTAGCAAATTTTCTCTGTTCTTAACATCATTAATTGAAAGGGCTACCAAAATTCCTTTTTTTGTAAGATGATAATATGGAATCCCTTTTTCTTGAAGAGCTTTGGGGCCTCTTTGAAGAGGTAATCTGCCATCTTCTTCTGCAATTTTCATAGGAAGAAGTATCTCGTCTAGATCTCTGAAAATCCCTGAATAGATATTCTTCCAGGCTATTCCTTGTCTTTTTGCCATTTTTTGTGAAATCCCTGTTCTAGTTCTTTCAGCTGGATTGGCATCACTTGCAAGAATTCCAATGATTGATCTTTGTCGTTGTGCCTCTCCTGTTAGTTCTTCTCCTTTGGTCTTGAAGGTATCAAAAATTGCTAGCTTTGTATCTGATTTTCCCATTTCTTACACCTATAACATAATTTCCATATTTTATGTTACTATCAGAATATACTGAAATATAATAATTTACTTTTCTAGACATTCTTGAGTCTCCAACCCTTAAATAAAATCCAATTTCGATAAATTCAATGAATTCTAGGAACTACAAGTATGCTCTATTACTTGTAGCCGCAGTATCCATCACAGCAGCAGGTGCAATGTCACAGGCATATGCACAAAGTGTTGAAGATGGTATGGACGGATATGTAAAAGGAACCAGTGGAATTTACACTGGTAACCCTAACGAATGTTGGTTTGATGATGGCGAAGGTGGCATGCTACCTTGTATGATAGATACAGGTGACACAGCATGGATGCTTACCGCAACATCATTAGTACTCTTCATGTCTCCAGGTGTCGGTTTCTTTTATGGCGGTTTAGCCAGATCAAAGAACATCGTCAACGTTCTTGGTATGACTCTCATTGTTATGGGACTCATGTCAGTACAATGGATTCTATGGGGATACTCTCTAGCATTCGCTCCAAACGCTGATGAAGGCGCCAATATGTATATGGGAAGTCTAGATTATGCTGGATTTAACATGGTTTCAGCTTGGGCACCAATTGGTGAACTAGGCCCATGTCACGATACATGGTCGGCTGCTTATCAGATGAATGAATTTAAGGAAGGTGACTATTGTAGTCAATCTTGGCCAGGAACTGTTCCTCACCAATTGTTTGCAATGTTCCAAGGAACCTTTGCAATTATCACACCAATTCTTATCATTGGTGGATTAATTGACAGAATTAAATTCAGTGCGTTAGTCATATTCGTACTCTTATGGGGTACCTTCGTTTACGATCCAATTGCACACTGGGTCTGGGGAGGCGGTTTCATAGGAGGAGGTGGATTAGACCTCGATCCAGACTTATCACCAACGTTTGCATTAGACTTTGCTGGTGGTACTGTAGTACACATTTCTTCAGGATTTGCAGCATTGGCTGGAGCCTTAGTCCTTGGCAGAAGACTTGGATATGGCAAAGTGCCAATGGAGCCACACAACATCCCAATGGTAGTACTTGGTGCAAGTATTCTCTGGTTCGGATGGTTCGGCTTTAACGCAGGTAGTGAAGTAATGGTAGACGGCATTACCGTCAGCGCATGGACTGTTACAAATACAGCAACTGGTATGGCCGCAGTTACTTGGGTCTTGATGTCATGGGCACATACAGGAAAACCAAGTATTGTTGGTGCAGCATCAGGTGCAGTAGCAGGATTGGTAACAATCACTCCAGCTTCAGGTTGGGTAGGTCCAATGGCTGCAATCATTATGGGAATTGCCGCAGGTACAGTTTGTTATGCATGTGTAGCATTCAAGAATGCAAGAAAGTGGGATGACGCATTAGATGTATGGGGAATACATGGAATGGGTGGTCTTACTGGTGCAATTTTGACTGGTACATTAGCAAGTCCTCATGTATGGGATACTGGAGACGGTATTGGTGCATGGACTGGAACTCCAGAAGGAATGGAGCAACAAGCAATCAGTATCATCGCAGCAGCAGTCTCAATAGGATATGCATTTGGTGTAACCATTGTAATCCTAAAGGTAATGGACGCAGTATGGCCTGGCGGAATCAGAGTCACTCCTAAAGAAGAGGAGATTGGTCTCGATTTGGCTCAGCACGGCGAAAGAGCATACGTCAACGAATAGAAAAAACCCTTTTCTTTTCTTCTTTTTATTATTCAATCTCTCTAATCTTTGATTAAGAATTTATAATTTATTTTTCATTATTACATAAGTTCATATTATATGAAAAACATAAGTACATAGATACGAAGTGATTACATGAGTCTTGTTTTAATGAATTCTTGTAGGGGGACTAAATCATTTATTTCTG encodes the following:
- a CDS encoding V-type ATPase subunit, with translation MGKNVYASVKSYSQRGKLLGRADFQTLAESRDLDEFMTRIKNTVYGDSINDVQKPYTSQGIESALRGQLADVHYSIAKTAGDSDILDAYYMKFIISNLKLILKGKVLGKSQEEIENHINLRAEELVKQRDVIIKSLVAKDLEEAVASLNSVQFGDEIAKAATLYNETKNIQVFDTYFDKILYQQLGRALKNTRDRDVIKIVGMDVDFYNLLSVIRGKFWGLEESQIQDLIVTQTPTVPRELLGRMMAVGTVRDALNELATTKYKDMIPQNENELDAVAEFERAFEMSIYHSSARAFTKMFSFATIIGITKLTGFEVRNLAAIAYAVEQKIPTETTMSKLILEEE
- a CDS encoding ammonium transporter; the encoded protein is MNSRNYKYALLLVAAVSITAAGAMSQAYAQSVEDGMDGYVKGTSGIYTGNPNECWFDDGEGGMLPCMIDTGDTAWMLTATSLVLFMSPGVGFFYGGLARSKNIVNVLGMTLIVMGLMSVQWILWGYSLAFAPNADEGANMYMGSLDYAGFNMVSAWAPIGELGPCHDTWSAAYQMNEFKEGDYCSQSWPGTVPHQLFAMFQGTFAIITPILIIGGLIDRIKFSALVIFVLLWGTFVYDPIAHWVWGGGFIGGGGLDLDPDLSPTFALDFAGGTVVHISSGFAALAGALVLGRRLGYGKVPMEPHNIPMVVLGASILWFGWFGFNAGSEVMVDGITVSAWTVTNTATGMAAVTWVLMSWAHTGKPSIVGAASGAVAGLVTITPASGWVGPMAAIIMGIAAGTVCYACVAFKNARKWDDALDVWGIHGMGGLTGAILTGTLASPHVWDTGDGIGAWTGTPEGMEQQAISIIAAAVSIGYAFGVTIVILKVMDAVWPGGIRVTPKEEEIGLDLAQHGERAYVNE